The Sceloporus undulatus isolate JIND9_A2432 ecotype Alabama unplaced genomic scaffold, SceUnd_v1.1 scaffold_27654, whole genome shotgun sequence region AATtctgtttttaccttcttttattgtGTATCTTCCTTTTAATCTGTGCTGGTCTATGGCCGTAATAAAGCTCTTAATCCATAGTTAATGTGCCTTTAGCGGTTGTatagaatttcagcagatgttgctggtTCCCTGTTGCATTGCATGACAAGCTACATCTGAAATCTTGTCATTTacccaaccattaaaggtacagctgCTCTCTTCTCTTCAGCTTTTAATCCGGTGATCCTACAGAATGGTGCTTTATTAGCACTAGTCCAGGCCATGAGAAGAATTCATCCCATGGAACCCAGTTGATGAGGATACCACTGTAGCTCTCTGAGAGATGTATAAATAtcatgcccctttctccccccagAAAAGAAGCAGCTGTCCCTCGTCTTGCAGCAATGGGTAAAGATAAGAAGACAGACAGCAAAAAGGGAGAGAAGTCTTTGCCTCCGCCGGCGCATGACGCTGCTCTTGACGCTGGCAGTTCCATACAGACCATTCTGCCAGCTGCAAATCAAGCGGATGAACAACTGGAAGCTCCCTTGGTTTTCAAGGAAGAACTGAAGAAGCCAGAAGCACTTCCAGTCCCAGAACCCATTGAGTATGAGGAGCCTGTCCTCACTCAACTCATTGTGGAAAGGTAATCTAAGAAGTAGGCAGAAAACAGGGCTGGTTTCACTAGGACTGGTTCGCGTGGTTCCAGTTTGATGGGTCATTTATACTTATACCTCCAGCACTTCCAattatttcaaacaattccaaattattattattaatacttatGATTAATGTAGCAATTAGTTAGTTATGAGTAAAACCTACTTATTAATAGTTGTTAACTTCAggggttcttaacctgtggttaATGGACAGGTTTCAAGGGGTCTGGTAACAGGTGGCATAAAAGTGTTTTTCCCTTCAGTTTCCTTCCTGATGCTTTTAATTTTCCCATCACAGTGAATTTTAAGgtaaataaaatagtattttca contains the following coding sequences:
- the LOC121918721 gene encoding radial spoke head 10 homolog B-like — translated: MPLSPPRKEAAVPRLAAMGKDKKTDSKKGEKSLPPPAHDAALDAGSSIQTILPAANQADEQLEAPLVFKEELKKPEALPVPEPIEYEEPVLTQLIVESYEGEKVHGLYEGEGMACFQGGNVFK